One window of Ammospiza nelsoni isolate bAmmNel1 chromosome 12, bAmmNel1.pri, whole genome shotgun sequence genomic DNA carries:
- the LOC132078682 gene encoding perilipin-3-like, with protein sequence MASAVPHEEEAAQSSLEKEEEQEAAVKEVASLSLVGSACEVVSAPCASSKESQPCLSSVCDAAEKGVQSVAQATASCVQPVLATLEPHVAAASEYAAKGLDKLGEKLPLPPKPVEQILSDTKELLSSSVAEVKEAVSSRELEVLDVTRDTLQGSEGTATPAVTSLEPVVPQRGVLGAEAVLGTAEGDSLPIGNEELAQLAVSEEGTAALPLEQQQHRRYFVHLDSVSEDLHLLAQLHSTGRIQQLLQGMQGALVRLHCILKLVEAFKQFNQKLQEEQVKLHQMCLDWTKKYLKESGDDSPAEPEEMERGTLLMACRISQQLQLSCSGLVAAVQGLPCSLPDELQQALHAIRELHAAFSGAGSFQDLSSSVLSQSQRELAVIQEYMEELLDYLKNNTPLSWLVGPSSPREEEDQSSSSEEEAGAAGAGHLETSSTPM encoded by the exons ATGGCCTCTGCTGTGCCCCACGaggaagaggctgcccagagctccctggagaaggaggaggagcaggag GCTGCAGTGAAGGAGGTGGCCAGTCTGAGCCTGGTGGGCTCTGCCTGTGAGGTGGTTTCTGCACCTTGTGCCTCCAGCAAggagagccagccctgcctgagctctgtgtgtgatgCTGCAGAGAAGGGAGTGCAGAGTGTGGCCCAGGCCACGGCCAGCTGTGTGCAGCCCGTGCTGGCCACCCTGGAGCCCCATG TGGCTGCAGCGAGTGAATATGCTGCCAAGGGTTTGGATAAACTGGGGGAGAAGCTGCCACTCCCTCCAAAGCCAGTGGAACAG ATTCTGTCTGACACAAAGGAGCTGCTGTCATCCAGCGTGGCTGAGGTgaaggaggctgtgagcagcagagagctggaggtgctggatgtcaccagggacaccctgcagggcagcGAGGGGACAGCCACACCTGCAGTGACCAGTCTGGAGCCTGTAGTGCCACAGAGGGGTGTCCttggagcagaggctgtgctggggacagcagaagGTGACTCTCTCCCCATTGGAAATGAGGAGCTAG cccagctggcagtgTCTGAGGAGGGCAcggcagctctgcccctggagcagcagcagcacaggcgGTACTTTGTGCACCTGGACTCTGTCTCTGAGGATCTGCACCTCTTGGCACAGCTGCACTCCACAGGCAGGATCCAGCAGCTCTTGCAGGGCATGCAGGGGGCCCTGGTACGGCTCCACTGCATCCTCAAGCTG GTTGAGGCATTCAAACAATTTAATCAAAAGCTTCAGGAGGAGCAGGTGAAACTCCACCAGATGTGTCTGGACTGGACTAAGAAGTATCTCAAAGAGAGTGGAGATGAtagccctgcagagcctgag GAGATGGAGCGTGGGACACTGCTGATGGCCTGCAGGatcagccagcagctgcagctctcctgctctgggctggtggcTGCCGTGCAGGGCTTGCCCTGCAGCCTACCggatgagctgcagcaggctctgcaTGCCATCAGGGAGCTGCATGCTGCTTTCTCAGGGGCAGGCTCCTTCCAGGACTTGTCCAGCAGTGTCCTGAGCCAGAGCCAGAGGGAGCTGGCTGTGATCCAGGAGTacatggaggagctgctggattaCCTGAAGAACAACACTCCTCTGTCCTGGCTGGTGGGACCCTCCTcccccagggaggaggaggatcaatcctcctcctcagaggaggaggcaggggcagcaggagctgggcacctGGAAACCTCCAGCACCCCCATGTAA